Proteins from a genomic interval of Sus scrofa isolate TJ Tabasco breed Duroc unplaced genomic scaffold, Sscrofa11.1 Contig2392, whole genome shotgun sequence:
- the LOC110258563 gene encoding olfactory receptor 7A5-like → MDTENQTGVSEFLLSGFSEDPELQPLLFVLFLSMYLVSVLGNLLIILTVTSDSRLHTPMYYFLSHLSFSDICVNSSVVPKVLVNIQTASRAITYAGCITQMFFSSAFVCLENLLLSVMAYDRFVAICHPLHYTIMMNKHLCGLLVLVSWIASVLVCLLHSLMVLRLSFCTHTEIAHFFCELTEVLKSACSDALSNYVTLYSAVGLLAVVPLFGIVFSYSKIISSTLKMSSVEGRYKAFSTCGSHLTVISLFYGAGLGVYLSSAFSSSSSMETVASVIYSMVIP, encoded by the coding sequence ATGGATACAGAAAACCAAACAGGTGTCTCAGAATTCCTCCTTTCGGGCTTCTCAGAGGATCCAGAACTTCAGCCCCTACTTTTTGTGCTGTTCTTATCCATGTACCTGGTCTCTGTGCTTGGGAACCTACTTATCATCCTCACTGTCACCTCTGATTcccgcctccacacccccatgtactacttcctctcccacctgtctTTTTCCGATATTTGTGTCAACTCCTCTGTAGTTCCCAAAGTGCTGGTGAACATCCAGACAGCGAGCAGAGCCATCACTTATGCAGGCTGCATTACCCAGatgtttttttcctcagcattTGTCTGTTTGGAAAACCTCCTCCTGAGCGTGATGGCttatgaccgctttgtggccatctgtcaccccctgcACTACACAATTATGATGAACAAACACCTCTGTGGACTGCTGGTTCTAGTCTCTTGGATTGCCAGTGTCCTGGTCTGCCTCCTCCACAGTCTGATGGTGCTGCGTCTCTCgttctgcacacacacagaaattgcccacttcttctgtgaattGACAGAGGTGCTCAAGTCTGCCTGCTCTGATGCTCTCAGCAATTATGTTACACTTTATTCTGCAGTTGGTCTTCTGGCTGTTGTTCCACTGTTTGGGATCGTTTTCTCTTACTCTAAGATTATTTCCTCCACATTGAAAATGTCTTCAGTGGAGGGGAGGTACAAAGCATTTTCCACCTGTGGGTCTCACCTAACGGTCATTTCCTTATTCTACGGGGCAGGGTTAGGCGTGTACCTCAGttctgctttctcctcctcctcctcaatgGAGACAGTGGCCTCAGTGATATACTCCATGGtcatccccat